From Planktothrix serta PCC 8927, one genomic window encodes:
- the dusA gene encoding tRNA dihydrouridine(20/20a) synthase DusA, with protein MNDLTSISTLNPVYPLSIAPMMDRTDRHYRYFMRQITRRTLLYTEMVTTAAILHGDHEKLLGFSPEEKPLVLQLGGDNPDHLATCAKIAEDWGYDQVNLNVGCPSDRVQNGNFGACLMAQPELVAKAVEALQKAVNIPVTVKHRIGIDEQDKYEDMADFVRIVSDAGCQQFTVHARKAWLQGLSPKENRTIPPLRYEEVYRLKQEFPHLFIEINGGFKTLAEVKQQLQFVDAVMIGRAAYDHPYLFATADQEIYGEKTPPLTRREVIESMYPYIKYWLQNGIRLNSITRHLLELFAGQTGTKAWKRYISENAHLPGAGVEVLQQALEKVLG; from the coding sequence ATGAATGATCTGACATCAATTTCAACCTTAAATCCGGTTTATCCTCTGAGTATTGCACCCATGATGGATCGCACCGATCGCCATTATCGCTATTTCATGCGACAAATCACCCGGCGAACATTGCTGTATACAGAAATGGTGACGACCGCAGCAATTTTACATGGAGATCATGAAAAATTATTAGGCTTTTCTCCCGAAGAAAAACCCTTAGTTTTACAATTAGGAGGGGATAATCCTGATCATCTGGCAACCTGCGCTAAAATAGCTGAAGATTGGGGATATGATCAAGTTAATTTAAACGTTGGATGTCCGAGTGATCGGGTTCAAAATGGCAATTTTGGTGCGTGTTTAATGGCGCAACCGGAATTAGTAGCAAAAGCAGTAGAAGCCCTGCAAAAAGCGGTTAATATTCCCGTTACGGTTAAACATCGAATTGGCATTGATGAACAGGACAAATATGAAGATATGGCGGATTTTGTTAGAATTGTTTCTGATGCTGGATGTCAACAATTTACTGTTCATGCACGCAAAGCTTGGTTACAGGGTTTAAGTCCTAAAGAAAACCGGACTATTCCGCCGTTACGCTATGAAGAAGTTTATCGGTTAAAACAAGAGTTTCCCCATTTATTTATTGAAATTAATGGCGGTTTTAAAACCTTAGCAGAAGTCAAACAACAATTGCAATTTGTTGATGCCGTTATGATCGGACGCGCCGCCTATGATCATCCTTATTTATTTGCAACGGCGGATCAAGAAATCTATGGAGAAAAAACGCCTCCTTTAACTCGTCGAGAAGTCATAGAATCTATGTATCCTTATATTAAATATTGGCTACAAAACGGGATTAGACTTAATAGTATTACTCGCCATTTATTAGAACTCTTTGCGGGACAAACGGGAACAAAAGCCTGGAAGCGATATATTAGTGAAAATGCTCATCTTCCCGGTGCAGGAGTAGAGGTTCTTCAACAAGCTTTAGAGAAAGTTTTAGGTTGA
- a CDS encoding mechanosensitive ion channel family protein yields the protein MSAEISTAWSKVQEMINSFIILLPNLVLAFIVFFIFFFVARTIKRMVRRFTQNRRHARNLGLVLGRLAQGTTILIGLFIALSIIIPSLKAGDLVQLLGISGVAIGFAFRDILQNFLAGILILLTEPFQINDQIVFKDFEGTVENIQTRATTIRTYDGRRIVIPNAELFSNSVVVNTAFENRRLQYDIGIGYGDNIEEARQLILEAMHETEGVLKEPEPDAIVVDLGESTVNIRARWWIQPPRRADALDLQDKVLTAIKNRLVSQGIDLAFPTHVILFHDQTEENDGNRSRQREGWPVGKGEVPQPRSIGGSLRKLIELQTQQNGNSETD from the coding sequence ATGAGTGCTGAAATATCAACAGCTTGGAGTAAGGTACAGGAGATGATTAATAGTTTCATCATCCTCTTACCAAATCTCGTCTTAGCATTTATTGTCTTCTTTATTTTCTTCTTCGTTGCCAGAACTATTAAGCGGATGGTTAGACGTTTTACCCAAAACCGTCGCCATGCTCGAAATTTAGGGTTAGTATTAGGAAGATTAGCACAAGGAACAACCATTCTCATCGGTTTGTTTATCGCCTTATCCATTATCATTCCTTCTTTAAAAGCCGGAGATTTAGTGCAATTATTGGGAATTAGTGGGGTAGCAATTGGGTTTGCCTTTCGGGATATTTTACAAAACTTTCTGGCAGGTATTTTGATTTTATTAACTGAACCCTTCCAAATTAATGATCAAATTGTGTTTAAGGATTTTGAGGGGACTGTAGAAAATATTCAAACCAGAGCAACAACAATTAGAACCTATGATGGTCGCCGAATTGTTATTCCTAATGCTGAACTTTTTTCTAACTCTGTTGTTGTGAATACTGCCTTTGAAAACCGCCGTTTACAATATGATATTGGCATTGGTTATGGAGATAATATTGAGGAAGCGAGACAGTTAATTTTAGAAGCAATGCACGAAACCGAAGGCGTATTAAAAGAACCTGAACCCGATGCAATTGTTGTTGATTTAGGTGAAAGTACGGTGAATATTCGAGCGCGTTGGTGGATTCAACCTCCTCGTCGTGCAGACGCATTAGATTTGCAAGATAAAGTGTTAACGGCGATTAAAAATAGACTGGTTTCTCAAGGAATTGACTTGGCTTTTCCCACTCACGTTATTCTATTTCATGACCAAACAGAAGAAAATGATGGCAACCGTTCTCGACAACGGGAAGGCTGGCCAGTCGGAAAAGGTGAAGTTCCTCAACCTCGAAGTATTGGGGGTTCTTTACGAAAACTAATCGAATTACAGACGCAACAAAATGGCAATTCCGAAACAGATTGA
- a CDS encoding VIT domain-containing protein yields the protein MNSLSSLARLSLGIIIFNSLNFIENTTPTFASLPQQLDRQNPTLKLAQLPQQQSEKQLGGLYVKSETQSQVFPLKQTQVNAKISGNVSQVEVSQTFENPFKEPLEAIYVFPLPDQAAVDQMVIKIGDRTIKSRIETREGAREIYQRAKDQGRTAALLEQERDNIFTQSVANIQPGEQISVTIRYIDQLKFEGGDYEFVFPMVVGPRYIPGQLIDKNQPNTNQVPDADRIIPPIIQPNTKSEHQIQVNVEIDAGVAIENIRSTSHKIITQQQGNRVFVNLDQSDQIPNKDLVLRYQISGENTRATVLTEADSQGGHFAAYLLPAIRYNPNQIIPKDVIFLMDTSGSQEGEPLQKSKELMKRFIQGLNAEDTFTIVDFANTTNTLSETPLENTPANREKAITYINQLEANGGTELLNGIQAVMQFPSPPPGRLRSIVLLTDGYIGNDQEVIAEVQNKLKPGNRFYCFGVGSSVNRFLLNRLGEMGRGTVQIVRQDEPTETVVETFFKQINNPVLTDIEISWQGEGLKPEIYPITLSDLFDNQPLVLFGRKLDRRNGLLKITGTTVKGDRYEQTLPVSFPEINAKESGNIAIAKLWGRAKIKELMNQMFSGEIKSAVDSVTRTALSYQLLSDYTAFVAVSEEVRVNPNGTRHTVEVPIELPEGVSYEGIFGTPETRQLQSATPTNVGRVRSASGYNYYSSQRSPELAPPPSPMRVLTPEAEAINLVRNTSSTITVVQVTGISDRTLINDLNRYLQGLNLTDQINGKVIFEMIVDQGNVQRAIFDDLDSIVDLDDPQKQAIIIDQIRRSLLTWQPPTSVSGKIRITLELKATKS from the coding sequence ATGAACTCTTTATCCAGTTTAGCAAGACTTTCCTTGGGGATTATCATTTTTAATAGTTTGAATTTTATTGAAAATACTACCCCCACGTTTGCCAGTTTACCTCAACAATTAGATCGGCAAAATCCGACGTTAAAATTAGCACAACTTCCTCAACAACAATCGGAGAAACAATTAGGGGGTTTATATGTTAAGTCTGAAACTCAAAGCCAAGTTTTCCCCCTAAAACAAACCCAAGTTAATGCTAAAATTTCGGGAAATGTTTCACAGGTTGAAGTTTCTCAAACCTTTGAAAACCCTTTTAAAGAACCGTTAGAAGCAATTTATGTATTTCCCCTTCCCGATCAAGCTGCGGTTGATCAGATGGTGATTAAAATCGGCGATCGCACAATTAAATCCAGAATTGAAACCAGAGAAGGAGCGAGAGAAATCTATCAACGCGCTAAAGATCAAGGTCGCACGGCTGCATTATTAGAACAAGAACGAGATAATATTTTTACTCAGTCTGTAGCCAATATTCAACCGGGTGAACAAATATCCGTAACGATTCGCTATATTGATCAATTAAAATTTGAAGGGGGAGATTATGAGTTTGTATTTCCGATGGTGGTTGGCCCCCGTTATATTCCCGGTCAATTAATTGATAAAAATCAACCCAATACTAATCAAGTTCCTGATGCCGATCGGATTATACCTCCTATTATTCAACCGAATACAAAATCAGAGCATCAAATTCAAGTGAATGTGGAAATTGATGCGGGAGTTGCTATTGAAAATATTCGCTCAACCTCCCATAAAATTATCACTCAACAACAAGGGAATCGGGTATTTGTAAATTTAGATCAATCCGATCAAATTCCCAATAAAGACCTAGTTTTAAGATATCAGATTTCAGGAGAAAATACAAGGGCAACGGTATTAACAGAAGCTGACTCGCAAGGGGGACATTTTGCTGCTTATTTGTTACCTGCAATTCGTTATAATCCCAATCAAATTATTCCCAAAGACGTTATCTTTTTAATGGATACTTCCGGTTCCCAAGAAGGAGAACCTTTGCAAAAATCTAAAGAATTAATGAAACGGTTTATTCAAGGATTAAATGCGGAAGATACTTTTACGATTGTTGATTTTGCTAATACCACGAATACTTTATCAGAAACTCCCTTAGAAAATACTCCGGCTAACCGAGAAAAAGCCATCACTTATATTAATCAATTAGAAGCCAATGGGGGGACAGAATTATTAAATGGAATTCAAGCGGTGATGCAGTTCCCCTCGCCGCCTCCGGGTCGGTTACGCAGTATTGTTTTACTCACCGATGGCTATATTGGAAATGATCAGGAAGTCATTGCAGAAGTACAAAATAAACTCAAACCTGGAAATCGGTTTTATTGTTTTGGGGTGGGAAGTTCTGTAAATCGATTTTTACTCAATCGTTTGGGAGAAATGGGACGGGGAACTGTACAGATTGTTCGTCAAGATGAACCCACAGAAACCGTTGTAGAAACCTTTTTTAAACAGATTAATAATCCTGTTTTAACCGATATTGAAATCAGTTGGCAAGGGGAAGGGTTAAAACCAGAAATTTATCCGATCACCTTATCGGATTTATTTGATAATCAACCTTTAGTGTTATTTGGACGCAAACTAGATCGACGCAATGGGTTATTAAAAATAACGGGAACAACCGTAAAAGGCGATCGCTATGAACAAACCTTACCTGTTAGTTTTCCTGAGATTAATGCAAAGGAATCGGGTAATATTGCGATCGCTAAATTGTGGGGACGTGCTAAAATTAAAGAATTGATGAATCAGATGTTTTCCGGGGAAATAAAATCAGCAGTTGATAGCGTAACACGCACCGCTTTATCCTATCAATTACTCTCAGATTATACTGCGTTTGTAGCTGTGAGTGAAGAAGTTCGAGTTAATCCTAATGGAACTCGTCACACCGTAGAAGTTCCTATAGAATTACCCGAAGGAGTCAGTTATGAGGGAATTTTTGGGACTCCAGAAACTCGCCAACTTCAATCAGCAACTCCGACGAATGTAGGACGAGTTCGTTCTGCATCGGGTTACAATTATTATAGTAGTCAACGCAGTCCAGAACTTGCGCCTCCTCCCTCTCCGATGCGGGTATTAACTCCAGAAGCAGAAGCTATTAATTTAGTCAGAAATACGTCTTCTACCATTACAGTTGTTCAAGTTACAGGAATTAGCGATCGCACCCTTATAAATGACTTAAATCGTTATTTACAAGGGTTAAATTTAACCGATCAAATCAATGGAAAAGTGATTTTTGAAATGATTGTTGATCAAGGTAATGTCCAACGGGCAATTTTTGATGACCTTGACTCTATTGTTGATTTAGATGATCCTCAAAAACAAGCGATCATTATTGATCAAATTCGGCGATCGCTGTTAACTTGGCAACCTCCCACCTCCGTCAGTGGAAAAATCAGAATTACCTTAGAATTAAAAGCAACAAAATCATAA